One genomic window of Nicotiana sylvestris chromosome 10, ASM39365v2, whole genome shotgun sequence includes the following:
- the LOC138880187 gene encoding putative F-box protein At1g60370, with product MEGTFSEFTITTTKKRRMEEKREFASDMIFEILTWLPAKSLMRFRCVSKAWNSLIRHEPDFVKLHNARSQTRPLASRLLFEIGTRYHEVVESRTSNLPTQVEGFSLQLARPRHYFDFDEVTICSNPCNGLVCFYNHKDTLSYLYNVTTGEIKALPSSLTRLPKGRRGPTLFLGFDPATERYKLLHFVFYENEKKPMIKILTLGTTSWRRIQQDEYPLPFNSFYSCYAHEGIFLNGVVYWIVFKSQFAYFNFTEEKFGTPSYPQGRSRTLLVNKMQTALLGKLDIRCGFRPENWNLVYDEVNKVFVKSKSNPDLDKEKVALLAPKNVDDETTLCGNIVLATGSVNSAPTSLVFPDHHFRLYRVSSFVENIIPLTFIDV from the coding sequence ATGGAAGGAACCTTCAGTGAGTTCACAATTACTACCACCAAAAAGCGGCGGATGGAGGAGAAGCGTGAATTTGCAAGTGACATGATATTCGAGATATTAACATGGCTTCCAGCGAAGTCTCTTATGCGATTCAGGTGTGTTTCTAAAGCTTGGAACAGTTTGATACGACATGAACCCGACTTTGTCAAGTTGCACAATGCTCGTTCTCAAACCCGTCCTCTAGCCAGCCGCCTCTTATTTGAAATAGGAACACGCTATCATGAAGTTGTAGAAAGCCGCACTTCCAATTTACCAACACAAGTTGAAGGATTCTCTTTACAGCTCGCACGTCCTCGTCATTATTTCGACTTTGATGAAGTTACTATTTGCTCAAATCCTTGCAATGGCCTTGTTTGTTTCTATAACCATAAAGATACTCTAAGTTACTTGTATAATGTCACCACAGGGGAGATAAAAGCTTTACCATCTTCTCTAACGAGGCTTCCGAAAGGACGACGGGGTCCTACGTTGTTTCTGGGATTTGATCCGGCCACGGAAAGATACAAATTGCTTCATTTTGTTTTCTACGAGAATGAGAAAAAACCAATGATCAAGATTCTAACACTAGGAACCACCTCCTGGAGAAGAATCCAACAAGATGAGTACCCCCTACCATTTAATTCATTTTATTCATGTTATGCTCATGAAGGTATCTTTCTCAATGGGGTAGTTTATTGGATTGTGTTTAAAAGTCAATTTGCCTACTTCAACTTCACAGAAGAGAAGTTTGGAACTCCTTCGTACCCACAAGGGCGTAGTCGGACTCTTTTAGTGAATAAAATGCAAACTGCACTTTTGGGAAAGTTGGATATCCGCTGTGGCTTCAGACCTGAAAATTGGAATTTGGTATATGATGAGGTCAACAAAGTTTTTGTGAAATCCAAATCTAACCCGGACTTGGACAAGGAGAAGGTTGCCTTGCTTGCACCAAAAAACGTTGATGATGAAACTACATTGTGTGGAAACATAGTTTTAGCAACAGGCAGTGTTAATAGCGCCCCAACTTCCTTGGTATTCCCTGATCATCATTTCAGGTTATATCGTGTTAGCAGTTTTGTTGAGAATATTATCCCATTAACATTTATTGATGTTTAG
- the LOC104222029 gene encoding putative pentatricopeptide repeat-containing protein At1g13630 → MPSIVTFNSLLYGFCKARKLDDARKLFDTIVAHGLIPTEVTYTTLMDAYSKEGNIQTILELQAEMKARGVEPTHVTRTVIMKCHGKTKHMCESVRILKNMLTTGPWPDEVSYNTIIQSFCKARDMKGAIRLHGEMIDNNLLPSRVTYNILLNGLCVHGDLKYAEKLFSSLEDRDVGLMKCDYTIIIKAHCVKGDVNKAVGLFKKMIEKGFAISIRDYSAVINRLCKRNLLYGPYKKRNLLDDVKDFLHMMLSHGISVDLQMYSVLLNSFRRIGDHNSVFQLFSLKIKCGLDTGSNCDQIYARQGGQVIFMHVASLTITGSGSREKRIETESETFEELPLDYKNWSSAVISFKENEDITVYAFACDNCS, encoded by the exons ATGCCAAGCATAGTCACATTCAACTCCTTATTATATGGGTTCTGCAAAGCCAGAAAGCTAGATGATGCAAGAAAGTTGTTTGACACTATTGTTGCACATGGGTTAATACCAACAGAGGTCACATACACAACTCTTATGGATGCGTATAGTAAGGAGGGAAATATTCAAACCATCTTAGAGTTGCAAGCGGAAATGAAAGCAAGGGGAGTGGAACCAACTCATGTTACTCGTACAGTAATAATGAAATGCCACGGCAAAACAAAACACATGTGTGAGTCTGTTCGGATACTAAAGAATATGTTAACGACAGGTCCTTGGCCTGATGAAGTTTCGTACAACACCATTATCCAAAGTTTCTGCAAAGCTCGAGATATGAAAGGTGCTATCCGATTACATGGTGAGATGATAGACAACAATCTTCTACCAAGTCGTGTCACATACAACATTCTCCTTAATGGTTTATGTGTACACGGAGACCTAAAGTATGCTGAGAAACTATTTTCTTCTCTCGAAGATCGTGATGTTGGCCTGATGAAATGTGATTACACCattattataaaagcacattGTGTAAAAGGTGATGTGAATAAGGCGGTGGGTCTGTTCAAAAAGATGATCGAAAAGGGCTTTGCAATCTCTATTAGAGATTATAGTGCTGTAATTAATAGGTTGTGCAAAAGAAACTTACTATATGGTCCTTATAAAAAAAGAAACTTACTGGATGATGTGAAGGATTTTCTGCATATGATGTTGTCGCACGGCATATCTGTTGATTTACAAATGTATTCTGTTTTGCTTAACAGTTTCCGTCGTATTGGTGATCACAATTCTGTGTTCCAGCTGTTCTCTTTGAAAATTAAGTGTGGGTTAGACACTGGTTCTAATTGTG ATCAG ATTTATGCTAGACAAGGGGGTCAAGTCATATTCATGCATGTAGCATCACTTACAATAACAGGAAGTG GAAGTAGAGAAAAGAGAATAGAGACAGAGAGTGAGACATTTGAGGAATTGCCTCTTGATTACAAGAATTGGTCATCTGCAGTAATctcttttaaagaaaatgaagatatCACTGTATATGCCTTTGCTTGTGACAATTGCT CATGA